The following coding sequences are from one Delphinus delphis chromosome 19, mDelDel1.2, whole genome shotgun sequence window:
- the ZBTB4 gene encoding zinc finger and BTB domain-containing protein 4, whose amino-acid sequence MPPPAEVTDPSHAPAVLRQLNEQRLRGLFCDVTLIAGDTKFPAHRSVLAASSPFFREALLASAPLPLPPITGGSAPNPASTTASSSSSSSSSSPPPPSPPASSPPRVLELPGVPAAAFSDVLNFIYSARLALPGGGGDGAAVAEIGALGRRLGISRLQGLGEGGDAWAPPAPAPMATSQPEEDNFGPGPRPAGEWEGDRAEAQAPDSQPPLPRRPLPCPRCGKSFIHPKRLQTHEAQCRRGASTRGSAGLGAGGSGPSGPSGVDASALPPPVGFRGGPEHVVKVVGGHVLYVCAACERSYVTLSSLKRHSNVHSWRRKYPCRYCEKVFALAEYRTKHEVWHTGERRYQCIFCWETFVTYYNLKTHQRAFHGISPGLLASEKTPNGGYKPKLNTLKLYRLLPMRAAKRPYKTYSQGAPEAPLSPSLNTPAPAAMPASPPPGPPPAPEPGPPPSVITFAHPAPSVIVHGGSTSGGAGSGPASTGGAQAASVITYTAPPRPPKKREYPPPPPVPAAAPASPAPAGSPATATEEAKGRNPRATRTLTYTAKPAGGLGGGGGPPAGPGRGPSQLQAPPPLCQITVRIGEEAIVKRRISETDLRPGELSGEEMEESEEEDEEEDEEEDEEDEEDEEESKAGGEDQLWRPYYSYKPKRKAGAAGPGSSGGGGMPRGRRPPRWRQKLERRSWEETPAAEGPAGRARGERRHRCGDCAQTFATLRKLRKHQEAHGGGSHNSRAGRKPSTRFACPHCAKVCKTAAALSRHGQRHAAERPGGTPTPVIAYSKGCVGTRAGDVKEEAPQEMQVSSSSGEAGGGSAAAEEASKTASLQDPVISGGAEPSVVAGGGTYAYPPVQEFPLALIGSGRESGSGRGKAGSEGPVGAGRGDRMEGMGAAKVTFYPEPYPLVYGPQLLAAYPYNFSNLAALPVALNMVLPDEKGGGALPFLPGVFGYAVNPQAAPPTPPTPPPPTLPPPVPPKGEGERAGVERTQKGDVG is encoded by the exons ATGCCCCCCCCAGCAGAGGTGACAGACCCGTCCCATGCCCCCGCCGTCCTGCGCCAGCTCAATGAGCAGCGGCTCCGTGGCCTCTTCTGTGACGTCACCCTCATAGCCGGAGACACCAAgttccctgctcaccgcagcgtCCTGGCTGCTTCTAGTCCCTTCTTCAGAGAGGCCCTGCTCGCTTCAGCCCCACTGCCCCTCCCACCAATTACTGGGGGCTCTGCCCCCAACCCTGCCTCCACCAcagcttcttcctcctcctcctcttcctcctcctctccccctccaccctcacctcccgCTTCATCCCCACCCCGGGTCCTGGAGCTGCCAGGTGTCCCAGCAGCTGCCTTCTCTGATGTCCTCAATTTCATCTACAGTGCCCGGCTGGCACTACCTGGTGGTGGAGGGGACGGGGCAGCCGTGGCAGAGATCGGCGCTCTGGGGCGGCGTCTGGGCATCTCCCGcctgcagggcctgggggagggaggtgatgCCTGGgcacctcctgccccagcccccatgGCCACCTCGCAGCCTGAAGAAGACAACTTCGGGCCTGGGCCTAGGCCAGCCGGGGAGTGGGAGGGTGACAGGGCTGAGGCCCAGGCCCCTGACTCACAGCCTCCCCTGCCCCGgcggcccctcccctgcccccgatGTGGGAAAAGCTTCATCCATCCCAAGCGGCTGCAGACCCATGAGGCACAGTGTCGTAGGGGGGCCAGCACTCGGGGGTCTGCAGGGCTGGGAGCCGGGGGCTCTGGCCCCAGTGGCCCTTCAGGAGTGGACgcctcagccctgcccccaccagTGGGCTTCCGAGGTGGTCCCGAGCACGTGGTGAAGGTGGTGGGCGGCCACGTGCTGTACGTGTGCGCGGCCTGTGAGCGTTCCTACGTGACCCTGTCCAGCCTGAAGCGGCACAGCAATGTACACTCGTGGCGGAGGAAGTACCCCTGCCGCTACTGTGAGAAGGTGTTCGCCCTGGCTGAGTACCGTACCAAGCACGAGGTGTGGCACACCGGGGAACGCAG GTACCAGTGCATCTTCTGCTGGGAGACCTTTGTCACCTACTATAACCTGAAGACCCACCAGCGAGCCTTCCATGGCATTAGCCCGGGCCTCCTAGCCAGTGAGAAGACGCCCAATGGAGGCTATAAGCCCAAGCTCAATACCCTCAAGCTGTACCGCCTGCTCCCCATGCGGGCGGCCAAGCGGCCCTACAAGACCTACAGCCAGGGAGCCCCCGAGGCCCCCCTTTCTCCGAGCCTCAACACTCCGGCCCCTGCGGCAATGCCGGCCAGCCCACCACCCggacccccacctgccccagagcCTGGCCCCCCACCGTCTGTCATCACTTTTGCCCACCCAGCTCCCTCTGTCATTGTACACGGGGGTAGCACCAGTGGTGGAGCAGGGAGTGGGCCGGCCAGCACAGGGGGGGCCCAAGCTGCCTCAGTCATCACTTACACTGCTCCGCCACGGCCCCCCAAAAAACGTGAGTACCCACCTCCTCCCCCTGTGCCTGCAGCTGCCccagccagcccagccccagctggCAGCCCAGCCACAGCCACGGAGGAGGCCAAGGGCCGGAACCCACGGGCCACAAGGACTCTGACCTACACGGCCAAGCCAGCTGGTGGgcttggcgggggcgggggtcccCCTGCAGGGCCTGGCCGGGGTCCCTCTCAGCTGCAGGCTCCACCTCCACTGTGTCAGATCACTGTACGAATCGGTGAGGAGGCTATTGTCAAGCGCCGCATCTCAGAAACTGACCTGCGTCCCGGGGAGCTGAGCGGAGAGGAGATGGAGGAGAGCgaggaggaggatgaagaggaggacgaggaggaggacgaggaggatgaggaggacgaggaggagtCGAAGGCTGGCGGGGAGGACCAGCTCTGGAGGCCCTACTACTCGTACAAGCCCAAACGCAAGGCTGGAGCCGCAGGCCCGGGCAGCAGCGGGGGCGGCGGGATGCCCAGAGGCCGCCGGCCGCCTCGCTGGAGACAGAAGCTGGAAcggaggagctgggaggagacCCCGGCGGCCGAGGGCCCCGCAGGGCGTGCCCGTGGCGAGCGGAGGCACCGCTGCGGGGACTGTGCCCAGACATTTGCCACCCTGAGGAAGCTGCGCAAGCACCAGGAGGCCCACGGCGGGGGCTCCCACAACTCTCGGGCTGGACGGAAGCCTTCCACCCGCTTCGCCTGCCCTCACTGCGCCAAGGTGTGCAAGACGGCAGCCGCCCTGAGCCGCCACGGGCAGAGGCATGCTGCCGAGCGGCCCGGGGGTACCCCCACGCCTGTCATTGCCTACTCCAAGGGCTGCGTTGGCACCCGAGCCGGGGACGTCAAGGAGGAGGCTCCCCAAGAGATGCAAGTCTCCTCATCCAGTGGGGAGGCGGGTGGCGGGAGCGCTGCTGCTGAGGAAGCTTCCAAAACCGCCTCGCTCCAGGACCCTGTCATCTCAGGGGGGGCGGAGCCCTCAGTGGTGGCAGGAGGGGGTACCTATGCATACCCACCTGTGCAGGAATTTCCACTGGCTCTGATCGGGAGCGGCCGGGAATCTGGCAGTGGCAGGGGAAAAGCTGGGAGTGAGGGGCCAGTGGGGGCTGGGCGGGGGGACCGGATGGAGGGGATGGGGGCTGCCAAAGTCACCTTCTACCCTGAGCCCTACCCACTCGTCTATGGGCCCCAGCTTCTTGCCGCCTACCCTTACAACTTCAGCAACTTGGCCGCTCTCCCAGTTGCTCTTAACATGGTCCTACCTGATGAGAAGGGTGGGGGGGCCCTTCCCTTCCTACCAGGGGTCTTTGGCTACGCAGTCAACCCTCAAGCAGCACCCCCTACCCCTCCAACTCCACCGCCCCCAACTCTCCCTCCACCAGTCCCCCCtaagggagaaggggaaagggcaggggttGAAAGAACCCAGAAGGGAGATGTGGGGTGA
- the SLC35G6 gene encoding solute carrier family 35 member G6 yields MAPRPPGPTHHRGRHRPLRFRPPPAPAPAPAPAPPAPGPGPAPPPPPPPPPPLTSSAPPAPVLPPPPPPETVPPQRRRRRRRREEAGAAQQAQTPGSGLGLGASAPDGLRPDRSREGNGATQGGRTAHNGWSSEGPRAPEPGGEEEVQGKEAGCHPYFNLPDFTQPSPPSTPSSLPSHQRCRPSDVTKGLLVALLGGGLPAGFVGPFSRMAYQASHLPSLELLICRCLFHLPIALLLKLRGDPLLGPPDVRGRACLHALFNVLSIGCAYSAVQVVPAGNAATIRKGSSTVCSALLALCFESQRLSGYDWCGLLGSTLGLIIILGPGLGTLQEGTTGLYTALGYVLTFLGGLALSLGLLVYRSLDFPSCLLTVAFLFGLVGLVGSVPGLFLLQTPVLPNDPLSWSCVGAVGILALVSFVSVSYAVTKAHPALVCAVLHSEVVVALMLQYYVLYETVAPSDIMGAGVVLGSIAIITTQNLSCEREGQVE; encoded by the exons ATGGCGCCGCGTCCGCCAGGCCCGACTCATCACCGTGGCCGCCACCGGCCGCTCCGGTTTCGCCCGCCTCCagctccggctccggctccggcCCCGGCCCCCCCAGCGCCcggccccggcccggccccgccgccgccgccgccgccgccgccgccgctgacATCATCGGCTCCCCCCGCCCCggtcctacccccacccccacccccggaaaCAGTACCCCcccagcgccgccgccgccgccgccgccgagagGAGGCTGGCGCAGCGCAGCAGGCACAGACACCAGGCTCCGGGCTCGGGCTCGGGGCGAGCGCGCCCGACGGCCTGCGCCCGGACCGATCCCGGGAAGGGAACGGCGCCACGCAGGGCGGCCGGACGG CTCACAATGGCTGGAGCTCTGAAGGGCCCAGGGCCCCTGagccaggaggagaggaggaagtccAAGGGAAAG AGGCTGGCTGTCACCCCTACTTCAACCTGCCCGACTTCACCCAGCCATCACCGCCCTCCACTCCGTCCAGCCTCCCCTCGCACCAGCGCTGCCGGCCCTCTGATGTCACCAAGGGCCTGCTCGTGGCCCTGCTGGGTGGGGGCCTGCCCGCTGGCTTCGTGGGCCCCTTCTCCCGTATGGCTTACCAGGCTTCCCACTTACCCTCGTTGGAGCTGCTCATCTGTCGATGCCTCTTCCACCTCCCTATTGCCCTGCTGCTGAAACTGCGTGGTGACCCCCTCTTAGGACCTCCCGATGTCCGGGGCCGGGCCTGCCTCCATGCCCTGTTCAACGTCCTCAGCATCGGATGCGCCTACAGTGCGGTTCAGGTGGTGCCCGCTGGCAATGCTGCCACCATCCGCAAAGGTTCTTCCACCGTCTGCTCTGCTCTCCTTGCCCTCTGCTTCGAGAGCCAGCGTCTCAGTGGCTATGACTGGTGTGGCTTGTTGGGCAGCACCCTGGGACTCATCATCATCCTGGGACCTGGACTAGGGACACTGCAGGAGGGGACCACAGGCCTCTACACTGCCCTGGGCTATGTGCTCACTTTCCTGGGTGGCCTGGCACTGTCGCTGGGCCTCCTGGTGTATCGCTCCCTGGACTTCCCCTCCTGCCTACTAACAGTGGCCTTCCTGTTTGGCTTGGTGGGGCTGGTGGGCTCCGTGCCAGGCCTCTTTCTGCTGCAGACCCCCGTGTTGCCTAATGATCCTCTGAGTTGGAGCTGTGTGGGGGCAGTGGGGATCCTCGCCCTGGTCTCCTTTGTGTCTGTCAGTTATGCGGTCACCAAGGCCCACCCTGCCCTGGTGTGTGCCGTCCTGCACTCTGAGGTGGTGGTGGCTCTGATGCTGCAGTATTATGTGCTCTATGAGACCGTGGCACCTTCTGACATCATGGGGGCAGGGGTCGTGTTGGGCAGCATTGCCATCATCACCACCCAGAACCTCAGCTGTGAGAGGGAAGGTCAGGTGGAGTGA